A single genomic interval of Spirosoma taeanense harbors:
- a CDS encoding secondary thiamine-phosphate synthase enzyme YjbQ, with amino-acid sequence MPTFQHTLRLPAYPRGFHLITRLIEREFANLRQIRTGLLHVFIQHTSASLTINENADPTVRGDFERFFNRTVPENAPYYQHNSEGPDDMPAHLKAALLGHSVTIPITNGRLNLGTWQGVYLGEHRDEGGSRTLILTAWGE; translated from the coding sequence ATGCCCACGTTTCAGCACACGCTTCGCCTGCCCGCCTACCCGCGCGGTTTCCATCTCATTACCCGGCTAATTGAGCGGGAGTTTGCCAACCTTCGCCAGATACGCACCGGACTCCTGCACGTCTTTATCCAGCACACCTCGGCCAGCCTCACCATTAATGAAAATGCCGATCCAACCGTCCGGGGCGATTTTGAGCGGTTCTTCAACAGGACCGTACCGGAAAACGCCCCCTATTACCAGCATAATTCTGAAGGCCCGGACGATATGCCCGCGCATCTGAAAGCGGCTCTGCTGGGCCACTCGGTTACGATCCCAATTACGAACGGACGGCTGAATCTAGGAACGTGGCAGGGCGTCTACCTGGGCGAACACCGCGACGAAGGCGGCTCCCGAACGTTAATCCTGACCGCCTGGGGTGAGTAG
- a CDS encoding lysylphosphatidylglycerol synthase domain-containing protein gives MSLKPSKKILFWVKMAVFAALVAYIGHVLRQQRFDWAVVQRQLRSVTYPELWASALLLLTPINWGFEALKWQILLRRVEPTGFWGAYRGVLAGVSLGFALPAQLGDTAGRVLSLRSGERGGAIGASLVSGGMQFYVALVFGTIAWAHHLTIAPERDNLAGRWLLLGLAVLSAGGVAFGLVRHRLVRWLEIRPGLSRFASYWNVAGQYNDSEIGLALCAAALRYLIFSIQFYLAMRLIGIDLPVRISASGIGLVFLVKTLTPAFNLLSDLGVREAASLWVFAPFDVPAPVLLTATLTLWVANVLTPVLVGLIWVWKLKWSVHDHS, from the coding sequence TTGTCGCTGAAACCGTCTAAAAAAATACTTTTTTGGGTGAAAATGGCCGTTTTTGCCGCACTCGTTGCCTATATCGGCCACGTGTTGCGGCAACAGCGGTTTGATTGGGCCGTGGTGCAGCGTCAACTCCGCTCAGTTACGTATCCGGAGTTATGGGCCTCTGCACTGCTATTGCTCACGCCCATTAACTGGGGATTTGAAGCGCTCAAGTGGCAGATTCTGCTGCGTCGGGTGGAACCGACGGGTTTCTGGGGCGCTTACCGGGGGGTTCTGGCGGGGGTCTCGCTGGGTTTCGCCCTACCCGCACAACTGGGCGATACGGCCGGCCGGGTGCTGTCGCTGCGGTCGGGCGAACGGGGTGGGGCCATCGGCGCATCGCTGGTATCGGGCGGCATGCAGTTCTACGTGGCGCTGGTGTTCGGAACAATCGCCTGGGCGCATCACCTGACCATAGCACCGGAGCGCGACAATCTGGCGGGGCGCTGGCTGCTGCTGGGGCTGGCGGTTCTGTCGGCGGGTGGGGTAGCTTTCGGCCTGGTGCGCCATCGGCTGGTGCGCTGGCTGGAAATCCGGCCGGGGCTGAGTCGGTTTGCGTCGTACTGGAACGTGGCCGGGCAATACAACGACTCTGAAATCGGACTGGCTCTGTGCGCGGCTGCCCTGCGTTACCTTATTTTCTCAATACAATTTTATCTGGCCATGCGGCTCATCGGGATTGACCTGCCGGTAAGGATCTCGGCCTCGGGTATTGGGCTGGTGTTTCTGGTCAAAACGCTGACGCCCGCTTTTAATCTGCTGAGTGATCTGGGGGTTCGGGAAGCGGCCTCGCTGTGGGTATTCGCGCCCTTTGACGTACCGGCACCGGTGCTGCTGACGGCCACACTGACACTCTGGGTGGCCAATGTCCTGACGCCGGTGCTGGTGGGGTTGATCTGGGTCTGGAAATTGAAATGGTCAGTTCATGATCATTCGTAG
- a CDS encoding thioredoxin domain-containing protein has protein sequence MPNQLQYETSPYLLQHANNPVDWYPWGEEALTRAREEDKPIIVSIGYSACHWCHVMERESFEKEAVARVMNENFICIKVDREERPDVDAIYMEAVQAMGVQGGWPLNVFLMPDAKPFYGVTYLPPQNWVNLLGNIRDAFDEHRADLAQSAEGFATELNLSDAERYGLKPADPLFAPETLEVLYRKIAVKADDEKGGMRRAPKFPMPSIWRFLLRYYDVTGNEAALHQITLTLDRMALGGIYDQLGGGFARYSTDADWFAPHFEKMLYDNGQLLALYAEAYSLTRRPLYKHVVYQTIAFAQRELLSPEGGFYSALDADSEGVEGKFYTFTTPELRQTLGEDYGWFAELYNLTDDGNWEHGRNILHRTETDEAFAERMGWSAADLNVRLDATHTRLLRIRNERIRPGLDDKILCSWNGLMLKGLATAYRVFGEPEFLTLALRNAFFLLKKMRDARNGRLWHTYKLGRARQAGFLDDYAAVIDGLLALYQATFTESWLTEADQLMQYVLTNFADPAEGADESDPMLFFTDKNGEELIARRKELFDNVVPASNSMMAENLYTLSLLLERPDYAERADQMLGRIQPLVQQNADYLTNWAALFALRVRPTAEIALVGPEAEAFRAELDREFYPNKVLCGTTDKSDLPLLQQRGPINGQTAVYVCYNRACQLPVTSVDEVWRMLR, from the coding sequence ATGCCGAACCAACTCCAGTACGAAACCAGCCCGTATCTGCTCCAGCATGCTAACAACCCCGTTGACTGGTACCCCTGGGGCGAAGAGGCTCTGACCCGCGCCCGCGAGGAAGACAAGCCAATAATTGTCAGTATTGGCTATTCGGCCTGCCACTGGTGTCACGTCATGGAGCGCGAATCGTTCGAAAAGGAAGCCGTGGCGCGGGTCATGAACGAGAACTTCATCTGCATCAAGGTCGATCGGGAGGAGCGCCCCGACGTAGATGCTATCTATATGGAGGCCGTACAGGCGATGGGTGTGCAGGGAGGCTGGCCGCTGAACGTGTTCCTGATGCCCGATGCCAAACCCTTCTACGGCGTAACGTATCTGCCGCCCCAGAACTGGGTGAATCTGCTGGGGAATATCCGCGATGCCTTCGATGAGCACCGGGCCGACCTGGCGCAGTCGGCGGAAGGCTTTGCGACCGAACTGAACCTGAGCGACGCAGAACGGTACGGTCTGAAACCCGCTGATCCGCTGTTTGCGCCCGAAACGCTGGAGGTACTGTATCGTAAAATCGCCGTTAAGGCCGATGATGAAAAAGGTGGTATGCGCCGGGCGCCTAAGTTCCCGATGCCGAGCATCTGGCGGTTTCTGCTACGCTACTATGACGTAACAGGCAACGAAGCCGCCCTGCATCAGATTACGCTGACGCTCGACCGTATGGCCCTCGGCGGCATCTACGATCAGCTTGGCGGTGGGTTTGCCCGCTACTCGACCGATGCCGACTGGTTTGCCCCCCATTTCGAAAAGATGCTGTACGACAATGGGCAGCTGCTGGCGCTTTACGCCGAAGCGTATAGCCTGACCAGGCGGCCCTTATACAAACATGTCGTCTACCAGACAATTGCCTTCGCCCAGCGCGAACTGCTGAGTCCCGAAGGCGGCTTCTACTCGGCTCTCGATGCCGATAGCGAAGGGGTGGAAGGCAAGTTCTATACTTTCACCACCCCGGAATTGCGGCAGACGCTGGGTGAGGATTACGGCTGGTTTGCGGAATTGTATAATCTGACGGACGACGGCAACTGGGAACACGGACGTAATATTCTGCACCGGACCGAAACGGATGAAGCCTTCGCCGAACGGATGGGCTGGTCGGCGGCCGATCTGAACGTACGGCTCGATGCGACTCACACGCGACTGCTCCGGATACGTAACGAACGTATCCGGCCGGGGCTCGATGATAAAATTCTGTGTTCGTGGAACGGCCTGATGCTGAAAGGGCTGGCTACGGCATACCGCGTGTTTGGCGAACCGGAGTTTCTGACGCTGGCCCTGCGTAATGCGTTCTTCCTGCTGAAAAAAATGCGCGACGCCCGCAACGGTCGGCTGTGGCATACGTATAAGCTTGGCCGCGCCCGGCAGGCCGGATTCCTGGACGATTACGCGGCTGTGATCGACGGCCTGCTGGCGCTCTATCAGGCTACCTTTACCGAAAGCTGGCTGACCGAAGCCGATCAACTGATGCAGTACGTGCTGACCAATTTCGCCGATCCGGCCGAAGGTGCGGACGAGTCCGATCCCATGTTGTTTTTCACCGACAAAAACGGCGAAGAACTCATTGCCCGACGTAAGGAACTGTTCGACAACGTTGTTCCCGCGTCGAACTCGATGATGGCCGAGAATCTCTATACACTGAGTTTATTGCTGGAGCGGCCGGACTATGCCGAGCGGGCCGACCAGATGCTGGGACGAATCCAGCCGCTGGTGCAGCAGAACGCTGATTACCTGACCAACTGGGCCGCTCTGTTTGCACTGCGCGTACGGCCCACGGCCGAGATTGCCCTGGTTGGTCCAGAAGCCGAAGCGTTTCGGGCGGAGCTGGACCGGGAGTTTTACCCCAATAAAGTACTCTGCGGAACGACCGACAAAAGCGACCTGCCCCTGTTGCAGCAGCGCGGACCGATTAACGGGCAAACGGCTGTTTACGTCTGTTACAACCGGGCGTGTCAACTGCCCGTTACCAGCGTAGATGAGGTATGGCGGATGCTGCGGTGA
- a CDS encoding TatD family hydrolase, with amino-acid sequence MILIDTHAHIYDPQFDSDRAVLLAAAEKQQISQIWMPNCAQETVAGMMALAEQYPDRCLPMMGLHPSYVNETVEAELAAVEKQLSQHAFMAVGEIGLDFYWDMTFVEQQFVAFETQLRWAAEQKLPVSMHTRSGHDRNAFAEAADLIEKLALPGLTGIFHCFVGTIDEAQRAIDMGFKLGIGGVATFKNGGLDKVLPHISLEHLVLETDSPYLAPVPHRGKRNEPAYLRLIAQRVADLMQVSIDDVARHTTANALSLLPALYANLLPG; translated from the coding sequence ATGATTCTTATTGACACCCACGCGCATATCTACGATCCGCAGTTCGATTCTGACCGGGCCGTCCTGCTGGCGGCTGCCGAAAAACAGCAAATCAGTCAGATCTGGATGCCCAACTGCGCTCAGGAAACCGTAGCGGGTATGATGGCTCTGGCCGAACAGTATCCCGATCGCTGCCTGCCGATGATGGGGCTGCACCCGTCTTACGTTAATGAAACAGTCGAAGCCGAGCTGGCGGCTGTCGAAAAGCAACTGAGCCAGCATGCCTTTATGGCCGTCGGCGAAATCGGGCTGGATTTCTACTGGGACATGACCTTTGTCGAACAGCAGTTTGTGGCGTTTGAAACGCAGCTGCGCTGGGCGGCTGAACAGAAGCTGCCCGTTTCGATGCATACCCGCTCGGGTCATGACCGCAACGCCTTTGCCGAAGCCGCTGACCTGATTGAAAAACTGGCCTTGCCGGGTTTAACGGGCATTTTCCATTGTTTTGTCGGCACGATCGATGAGGCCCAACGCGCTATTGACATGGGCTTTAAGCTCGGTATCGGGGGCGTCGCTACGTTTAAAAATGGGGGACTGGACAAGGTGCTGCCGCATATTAGTCTGGAACACCTTGTCCTCGAAACCGATAGCCCGTACCTCGCGCCGGTACCCCACCGGGGCAAGCGTAATGAGCCGGCTTACCTGCGGCTCATTGCCCAGCGCGTCGCCGACCTGATGCAGGTCAGTATCGATGACGTTGCCCGCCATACCACGGCCAACGCCCTGTCGCTGCTGCCCGCGCTCTATGCGAACCTGCTGCCGGGATGA
- a CDS encoding polysaccharide deacetylase family protein, whose product MSFFLHKSNFLLRTVYPEFWWKIDDSVEPTIYLTFDDGPIPDVTEFVLEQLDKYAAQATFFCIGDNVRKHRDMLYKVLEAGHMVGNHTFNHLNGWKTDDATYLENIQECQQELNVETDLFRPPYGRIKKTQVAEVIENYSIVMWDVLTGDFDRSLPADVCLRKTIQYTEPGSIVVFHDSLKAWPTMRYVLPRMLAHFAERNFSFRAVPQPIYAGY is encoded by the coding sequence TTGTCTTTCTTTCTGCATAAATCCAACTTCCTGCTCCGAACGGTCTATCCCGAGTTCTGGTGGAAGATTGACGATAGCGTTGAACCCACGATTTATCTGACGTTCGACGATGGTCCCATCCCCGACGTAACGGAGTTTGTGCTGGAGCAGCTCGACAAATACGCGGCTCAGGCTACGTTCTTCTGCATTGGCGACAATGTACGCAAGCACCGGGATATGCTCTATAAGGTGCTCGAAGCGGGGCATATGGTGGGCAACCATACGTTTAACCACCTAAACGGCTGGAAGACTGACGACGCGACCTATCTGGAAAATATCCAAGAATGTCAGCAGGAGCTGAACGTCGAAACCGACCTGTTTCGCCCGCCCTACGGCCGGATTAAGAAGACGCAAGTAGCCGAGGTCATCGAAAACTATTCGATTGTGATGTGGGACGTGCTGACGGGCGACTTCGACCGGAGCCTGCCCGCCGACGTCTGTCTGCGCAAAACAATTCAGTACACCGAACCCGGCTCGATTGTGGTCTTCCACGACAGTCTGAAAGCCTGGCCGACGATGCGCTACGTTCTGCCCCGGATGCTGGCGCATTTTGCCGAGCGGAATTTTAGTTTCCGCGCCGTTCCGCAGCCTATTTATGCCGGCTACTAA
- the ruvC gene encoding crossover junction endodeoxyribonuclease RuvC: protein MIIPPKPAVIPEKIILGVDPGTQVAGYGIISVKGGVMSMMQYGVVQLSKYSTYQLKLQKLHETILRLIDEYKPDEMAIEDPFFGKNVQAMLKLGRAQGVVMAAALSRNIPIVEYAPRRIKQSVTGNGNASKDQVSHMVSHLLREELNPQFFDATDALAIAVCHHFHENALPTVSNKKTKKGAWGAFVSENSGRISG from the coding sequence ATGATTATTCCTCCCAAACCAGCCGTCATTCCCGAGAAAATCATTCTCGGCGTAGACCCGGGCACGCAGGTTGCCGGTTACGGCATCATTTCGGTGAAGGGGGGCGTCATGAGCATGATGCAGTACGGCGTTGTTCAGTTGAGCAAATATAGCACCTACCAACTGAAGCTGCAGAAACTCCACGAAACCATCCTGCGGCTGATTGACGAGTACAAGCCCGACGAGATGGCGATTGAAGACCCGTTCTTCGGCAAGAACGTACAGGCCATGCTGAAGCTCGGCCGGGCGCAGGGCGTGGTGATGGCGGCTGCCCTCTCGCGGAATATTCCCATCGTGGAATATGCCCCCCGGCGCATCAAGCAGTCGGTTACGGGCAATGGCAATGCCTCGAAGGATCAGGTGTCGCACATGGTCAGCCACCTGCTACGGGAAGAACTAAATCCGCAATTCTTCGATGCCACCGATGCGCTGGCCATTGCCGTCTGCCACCACTTCCACGAGAATGCTCTGCCGACGGTTTCGAACAAAAAGACCAAAAAAGGAGCCTGGGGCGCATTCGTAAGTGAAAACTCAGGACGCATAAGCGGTTAG
- a CDS encoding Pycsar system effector family protein: MTSLPEEMQPEPLLNADQDTKTDGGKKPKKDKKRKESGSRGIETMFRTTMSSHLQLSSMADSKANLMISINSIIVSILISSFLKNMNEMPQLLLPTCLLTALCLLTITFALLSTRPRITSHQNTADPAQDRTIDLLFFGDFTRLTADAYRTGVKDVMNNPERLYDTMIDNLYLQGKVLEQKYKLLKISYNLFLFGFPLVVILYIAALWA, translated from the coding sequence ATGACATCGCTTCCGGAGGAAATGCAGCCTGAGCCGCTCCTAAACGCCGATCAGGATACGAAAACAGACGGTGGTAAAAAGCCGAAGAAAGACAAAAAAAGGAAGGAATCGGGCAGCCGGGGCATTGAAACCATGTTCCGGACGACCATGTCCAGCCACCTTCAACTGAGCAGTATGGCCGACAGTAAGGCGAATCTGATGATTTCCATCAATTCCATTATTGTGTCCATCCTGATTTCGTCGTTTCTGAAGAATATGAACGAAATGCCGCAACTGCTCCTGCCTACCTGTCTGCTCACGGCGCTCTGCCTGCTCACCATCACCTTTGCGCTGTTGTCGACCCGGCCCCGGATTACGTCCCACCAGAATACCGCCGACCCGGCACAGGACCGTACGATAGACCTGCTCTTCTTCGGCGATTTTACGCGCCTGACGGCCGACGCCTACAGGACGGGGGTTAAAGACGTTATGAACAATCCGGAACGGCTCTACGACACCATGATCGATAACCTCTATCTGCAGGGAAAAGTCCTCGAACAAAAATATAAGCTCTTAAAAATCAGCTATAATCTGTTTCTATTTGGCTTTCCGCTGGTCGTAATTCTCTATATCGCTGCGTTATGGGCGTAG
- a CDS encoding glycosyltransferase family 2 protein, translating into MPATNPPTISILIAARNEEANILDCLRAISQLNYPAHAVEVLIGNDQSTDATGRLVTEFAVRQPGVRLVDILTTWPGLRGKVNVLAQLARQARGQYLFFTDADTQVPPDWLTAIERAFTSSGAGIVTGVTLPTGPRLFHKLQTIDWLYNLALTHLLSSFGLAVTAMGNNMAVSHEAYAAVGGYESMPFSVVEDYALFQALVRKGYGFRNLLDERVLAHTQPVDTLQAFLHQRKRWMRGATDLPTWMVAGLYVQYLAAPLLLLLGWFAPVAAVGLYILKLLLQTLTISFGLSRLRQTKLWPYALLFEPYQFLIGPLSVAFYWLPTPIEWKGRKYV; encoded by the coding sequence ATGCCGGCTACTAACCCGCCTACGATTAGTATTCTGATTGCCGCCCGCAACGAAGAAGCCAATATTCTGGACTGTCTGCGGGCCATTTCTCAACTGAATTACCCGGCCCATGCCGTCGAAGTGCTGATCGGTAATGATCAGTCCACGGACGCGACCGGTCGGCTGGTAACTGAGTTCGCAGTCCGTCAACCGGGCGTTCGACTGGTGGACATTCTGACAACCTGGCCGGGCCTGCGGGGAAAAGTCAACGTTCTGGCTCAACTGGCCCGGCAGGCGCGGGGACAGTATCTGTTTTTTACCGATGCTGATACGCAGGTGCCGCCTGACTGGCTGACGGCTATCGAGCGGGCCTTTACATCGTCCGGTGCCGGCATTGTCACGGGCGTTACGCTGCCCACCGGCCCGCGGCTATTCCATAAACTTCAAACGATTGACTGGCTCTACAACCTGGCGCTGACGCATTTGCTGAGTAGCTTCGGGCTGGCCGTTACGGCCATGGGTAACAACATGGCCGTCAGTCATGAAGCCTACGCAGCAGTGGGAGGGTATGAGTCGATGCCGTTTTCGGTGGTCGAAGATTACGCCCTGTTCCAGGCGCTGGTTCGAAAAGGGTACGGCTTTCGCAACCTGCTCGACGAACGGGTACTGGCCCATACGCAACCTGTGGATACGCTGCAGGCGTTTCTACACCAGCGCAAACGCTGGATGCGCGGAGCTACGGATTTACCCACCTGGATGGTTGCGGGGCTTTACGTTCAGTACCTGGCCGCGCCCCTGCTGCTGCTGCTCGGCTGGTTCGCGCCGGTGGCAGCCGTTGGCCTGTACATTCTCAAACTGTTGCTGCAAACCCTGACGATTTCATTTGGTTTAAGTCGCCTGCGTCAAACCAAGTTATGGCCGTATGCGTTGCTGTTTGAACCATACCAGTTCCTGATCGGGCCGCTGTCGGTGGCGTTTTACTGGTTGCCGACTCCGATCGAATGGAAAGGCAGGAAGTATGTATAA
- a CDS encoding asparaginase, whose protein sequence is MTYKTVRINPGRSVNPQRRNTTITDSLESSRPAASAPGIQTTSARSVLVIYTGGTFGMVYDRRADQLIPFDFEQVLDRVPELNRLDFEITIVTLHDIIDSSNMKPAIWIELARLIEKNYHQYDSFVILHGTDTMAYTASALSFMLVGLNKPVILTGAQLPIGVARTDARENFITALEIAAAVDSAAVEPADSTRSVSNRIGQEDVRPIVPEVCVYFNSLLLRGNRSTKQESVQFNAFASENYPHLATAGVSIDYNRPYIRSYQPNQPLTIRTRLDPRVTILKLFPGITQPVVESIVSIPNLRGIVLETFGAGNAPTDAWFLDTLKAAIDRGVVVFNVSQCEGGRVTQGRYQTSKLLQQIGVVSGADITTEAAITKLMVLLGQEADPVRLRALLAQPIMGEMSE, encoded by the coding sequence ATGACTTATAAAACTGTTCGCATTAACCCGGGGCGGTCGGTAAACCCTCAGCGCCGGAACACCACCATTACGGATAGTCTGGAATCCTCCCGTCCGGCTGCATCGGCTCCGGGCATTCAGACTACCTCCGCCCGATCGGTGCTGGTCATTTATACCGGCGGTACGTTCGGGATGGTCTATGACCGGCGTGCCGACCAGTTGATTCCGTTTGATTTTGAGCAGGTGCTCGACCGCGTTCCCGAACTGAACCGGCTCGACTTCGAGATCACGATTGTTACGTTGCACGACATCATTGATTCGTCGAACATGAAGCCAGCCATCTGGATAGAACTGGCGCGACTGATTGAAAAAAACTACCATCAGTACGACAGCTTTGTGATTCTGCACGGCACCGACACCATGGCGTATACGGCCTCGGCGCTGAGTTTCATGCTCGTGGGCCTGAACAAACCCGTTATTCTGACAGGAGCGCAACTGCCCATTGGCGTGGCCCGCACCGACGCCCGCGAAAACTTCATTACGGCCCTTGAAATTGCGGCCGCCGTGGACTCGGCTGCCGTTGAACCGGCTGATTCCACAAGGAGCGTATCGAATCGGATCGGGCAGGAGGATGTCAGGCCGATTGTGCCGGAGGTGTGCGTGTACTTTAATTCGCTGCTGCTGCGGGGCAATCGCTCGACGAAGCAGGAGAGCGTGCAGTTTAACGCCTTTGCATCCGAAAATTATCCGCATCTGGCTACGGCGGGCGTCAGTATTGACTACAACCGACCGTACATCCGCTCGTATCAGCCCAATCAGCCGTTAACGATTCGCACGCGGCTCGACCCTCGGGTGACGATTCTGAAGCTGTTTCCGGGAATTACCCAGCCGGTGGTCGAGTCGATTGTCAGCATTCCGAACCTGCGTGGGATTGTGCTCGAAACCTTCGGCGCGGGCAACGCACCAACCGATGCGTGGTTTCTGGACACGCTAAAAGCCGCCATCGACCGGGGCGTGGTGGTGTTCAACGTATCGCAGTGCGAGGGCGGACGAGTCACGCAGGGACGTTATCAGACCAGCAAACTGCTCCAGCAGATTGGGGTTGTGAGTGGGGCCGATATTACAACCGAGGCTGCCATCACCAAACTCATGGTGCTGCTCGGCCAGGAGGCAGATCCGGTTCGACTGCGGGCGCTTCTGGCTCAGCCAATTATGGGTGAAATGAGCGAATGA
- a CDS encoding glycosyltransferase, with translation MTLFLLLIAGLYACFTLTLWLTWLRMPQFSQSPKSATGPTLTVIIPVRNEAGNIENLLDDLSRQTYTHFEVIVADDSSTDDTLGIVQRYARGSSFPLMALPLIDRNAASPKKRAISQSIAYATSDLIVTTDGDCRLGPDWLATLAAFYQQTGAKLISGPVTFTANTPAQHRLTNALQTVEFASLIGAGACTMALDRPTMCNGANLCYERLVFAEVGGFAGVDHLASGDDELLMHKIAARYPDGVRFLKSQAAIVRTEPHRSWMAFYNQRKRWASKWRAYANWWPTLLAVFIFLSNMTPVLAVMCWLLNFLNGNTALLVVGLKVVPEFLFLRQVLVFLQKKSSVAFIPLTQLIYPFYVVFFGLAAQQKGYDWKGRKLS, from the coding sequence ATGACCTTATTCCTGCTGCTGATTGCGGGTCTGTACGCCTGCTTTACCCTGACGCTCTGGCTGACCTGGCTGCGTATGCCGCAGTTCTCACAGTCACCAAAATCGGCCACCGGTCCAACGCTGACAGTGATCATTCCCGTCCGGAACGAAGCCGGAAACATTGAAAATCTGCTCGATGATCTCAGTCGTCAGACCTATACCCACTTCGAAGTGATCGTGGCCGACGATTCCTCGACGGACGATACGCTGGGCATTGTGCAGCGATACGCCCGCGGGTCTTCGTTTCCGCTCATGGCCTTGCCCCTGATCGACCGGAACGCGGCCTCGCCCAAGAAGCGGGCTATTAGCCAGAGCATTGCCTACGCCACCAGCGACCTGATCGTAACGACCGACGGCGATTGCCGCCTGGGGCCGGACTGGCTGGCGACACTCGCGGCTTTTTACCAGCAGACCGGCGCTAAGCTGATTTCGGGGCCGGTTACGTTCACGGCCAATACACCCGCGCAGCACCGGCTTACCAACGCGCTGCAAACCGTGGAGTTTGCGAGTCTGATTGGGGCCGGGGCCTGCACGATGGCCCTTGACCGGCCCACGATGTGCAACGGCGCCAACCTGTGTTACGAACGGCTGGTGTTTGCCGAAGTGGGCGGGTTTGCGGGCGTCGATCACCTGGCGTCGGGCGACGACGAACTGCTGATGCATAAAATAGCCGCCCGGTATCCCGACGGGGTACGTTTTCTGAAAAGTCAGGCAGCCATTGTCCGAACGGAGCCGCACCGGTCCTGGATGGCCTTTTATAACCAGCGCAAACGCTGGGCGAGCAAGTGGCGGGCTTATGCCAACTGGTGGCCCACGCTGCTGGCGGTCTTTATTTTCCTGAGCAACATGACACCCGTCTTGGCAGTAATGTGCTGGTTGCTCAATTTTTTAAACGGAAATACGGCTTTGCTCGTTGTTGGGCTGAAGGTCGTGCCGGAGTTTTTGTTTTTACGACAGGTTCTTGTTTTTTTACAAAAAAAATCGTCGGTAGCCTTCATTCCACTGACGCAGTTGATCTACCCGTTCTACGTGGTTTTCTTCGGGCTGGCGGCTCAGCAGAAAGGCTACGACTGGAAAGGGCGGAAGTTAAGCTAA